A window of Paenibacillus phoenicis genomic DNA:
GAAACTGCAGAAATCGGGAGCAATCCCAGCGACATGCCCATGCTCCAGAATAAAGCTCCAAGTCCGGAAATGAGCATTTTCCCATAAGTATCGCTGGCGCAGCAAAAATCCGAGCAGCCGATCGTGACTGCGTTCGCTTAGCAGCATCGGCAAGAGGTAGGCCGCTGTGACGAATGCCAGGTAAGCGGCTGCCCAGGGACGTGCATACCTGGAGATGGCTAACATGAAGGTGAACGTGGCGGCATATAGCAGAAGGCTTGCAGACGACGGAATGGATGCAAACAGCAGTAAAGGAAGGACACCGAGTAGAATGATTTTCCCTAAAGCCTTCCCGTACCCCTCATTCTTCTCGACCCTGGACAGCAGTCCGGCTGCCGCGATGATAAAGAGATAGGGGCAGAGCACTTTAATACTTATCCCTCCGAAAATATAACCCCGAACGCCATTGATCTGCTGGCTCCAAAGATGGGCAGCCCAAATAAGACCTACCGATAATCCATAAATCATCCAAGGCCTTAAAGCGGGAAAGAGCGACGCTGGCGACACTCCATTTCGTTCTTCCCGATAACGGTAAAAAAGTTCGCTATATCGGCCAATTTACGTAACTGACCGAGAATAACGGACTTTTTTGGCTCTATCTAACGGTAGTATAGCTCCAAATGGCGATTTAGCCAACTGTCCACGAAAATAACACCATAAAAGGGCGCTATTTCGCGATATGATCAACAATTGGACGAAATAACGCCCTATATTACCGCTATTCCACTCGCTCGCGTTGCTCGCCGCGCGGCCCCTTAATCCTCCTTGCGGAACGTCGCAATCAAATCGGAAGTGATGATTTCGTCTGAGATGCGCAGGCGCTTCATCGCTTCTTCGTGCGGAGCGCGGCATGCCTCGATCTCGGTAGCGTTCCGGCTGGTTAAGTCGTAGCAGCTGCCATTCGTGAACAAGTTATCGTCGGACGGAATGTAGTACCGCTCGCCGTCCGTAAACGCGCCTGAGCGCAGCACGACCAAACGATCCAGCGCGTGGTCATTTCCGGTGCCGGCAAACAGATTATGCCCCATCATGTAGTAGGAATCCGAGGAAATGCCCAGCAGATGCAGCAGCGACGGCGCCAAGTCGAGCTGACCGGCAGGCTCCTCGTAGACGCCGGCGTGCTGGCCGTCCGGCAGATGGATGAGCAGCGGCACCTGATTCATGATTTGGTGCATATCGAGATCGCTTAGCGACTTGCCGAAGAACTGCTCATACACCGTTTTGTCGGTGATCGAGTTGTCGTGGTCCCCGTAAAATGCCAAGATCGTATGCTCCCACAAGCCTTCTCGCTTTAGGCCCTCCACGAACTCCCCAAGCGCGGCATCCACGTAATGCACGGCCTGCAAATAATCGCCGAAAATAGTGCCTTTGAACTCACCGGTATCCAGTTCCTGTACCGCAGCCGGCAGCGAATAGGGATGATGGCTCGATAAGGTGATCATAAACGAATAAAAGGGCTGTTTCTCCTGAGCCATGATCGTGAGCGACTGCCGGAAGAAGGATTTGTCCCCCAGCGACCAGCCCAGGGGCTCGTCCAGTTGGAAATCTTTTTTGCTGAAAAACCGGTCGTAGCCCATCGCTTGATACATATTGTTACGGTTCCAGAAGCTGCCCTCGTACGCATGAAAAGCATCGGCGGTATAGCCGGCTTGCGTCTTCAGAATCTGCGGCAGCACGTCGAACGTATGGTTCGGGTAACGGACAGCAACCGAGCCTGTTGGCAACGGATGCAGGGAGCTGTTGGAGGAGAAGTCCGCATCCGAGGTGCGCCCTTGACCCGTCTGATGATAGAAATTCGAGAAATAAAGGCTCTCATCCATTAGCTTGTTGAAGTTCGGCGTGATTTCTTGGCCGCCAATGGTCTTGCCGATCATGAAATTCATAAAGGCTTCGGCCTGAATGACGATCACATTGCTGCCGGCGTACGCCCCAAACAGGTCATTATCCGCATGGCGGCGCTGGCTGGCTTCACTGAACCACTGGCGGATCTCATCCTGCTCCTCGGCGCTGACCGTTTGGACGCCTCCGAGATGCTCCTTGAGGAACCGGCTCGTATCATAGTAATGGAAGCCTAGCAAGCCGGTCACATTGTATAAGGAGACGTTCCACCAGTTGTTTTCGAACAGCCCCACCGCCCAGGTTTGGGTATAGAAGCGAATGGGCCCCATCGTGAGCGCAAAGCCGAGCACAAAGACGCCGATCCCCGTATAGAGGCGGCTGAATCGGCGCCAGCCGACCGAGCGGCGGGCGGTGCCGCCGAAGGAAACGGGCGCGAAGGAGCCGCCGCCCAGGCCGGTGTAGGCGTTGTAGCCGCCGGAGCTGCGAAGCCAACCTGATTGACGGCGGCTTCCGCCACCGCGTATCAAGCGCCGGACAGCCTTAAACGCCGCCCAAACGGCCCAATCGGCGATAAGCCACAGATCGGCTACGCGGATCAGCTCGCGAATGCTTCCGCCCAGATCCCCGACTTGTCCGGCCTGCAGCAGGACGGGCACGGTCAGAAAATCGCCGAAATAGCGGTAATAGATCAAATCGGCGAAGATGAGTACGGTGAGCAGCACGTTTAGCACGCCTAACGCGATCCCTCTGCCACGCGGGGGCAGCCACAACGTCCAGAACGAAGCCAGTAGGATGGAACCGACGGCGATCAGATCGTCCAGCAGGTTCATGTCGATATAGCGGGCGTGCAGATTATTATGCAAAATGACAAGTTTCATGAAGATGGCGGCCACAAAAAAGAAATAGACGAAATGGCGGTACTGCAGCCGAATGCTGAATCGACTGCCGAAACCGCGAGGAGATGTCAAACGCAGCATGACGACATGTCAGCTCCTTTCCTTGCAAAGGTGTAAAAGGGAGAGACCCTCCCTCTGCACCTAATGGCGCGGAGGAAGGGGCCCAAGATACTGCAAATATTGGCATTCGATACGCCCGTTGTACAGCTTGCGGCGCTTGTCCGCTTTGCGCTGGAAGTCGTGCTCGAACTGCTTGGTCGGAGTCAGCGCGAAAAAGGACCATGTCGGCAGTCCGGCCATCACTCTCCCAAGCTGGGCGATCAGCTTGCGCACTTCCTTCTCTTCACCAATCCGCTCTCCGTAAGGCGGGTTGGTGATCATCACGCCGTAATCGCCCTGCGGCTGGATCTTGGCGGCAGGCATGCAGGCGAACCGGATTTCGTTCGCCAGCCCGGCGCTTTTGGCCGCGGCTTTGGCGATTTCGATCGCGGCCGGGTCAATGTCGCTGCCTGCGATGTTCAGCGGCACGTCATCCCGTACCGCGTCAATCGCCTCGTCGCGCGCTTGCTGCCACAGCTCTGGCGGTACAACCGGCCAAAGCTCGGCGTTAAACGTGCGCCGCAAGCCCGGCGCGATGTTCCAGCCGATCATCGCCGCCTCGATCGGCAGCGTCCCCGAACCGCAGCACGGGTCGTAGAACGGGCGCACCGGGTTTTGATTCCAGCGGCTGAGCAGGATCATCGCCGCCGCCATCGTCTCCTTGAGCGGTGCTTCGGTCGCGTGCTTGCGGTAGCCGCGCTTATGCAGCGCCGGACCGGTGGTATCCAGTGTCAGCAGCGCCTTGTCGTTGAGCAGGTTCACTTCGATCACGTAGCGCGGTCCGGTTTCTTCGAACCACTCGGTATGATAGGATTGCTTCAGCTTTTCGACAATTGCCTTTTTAACAATCCCCTGACACGCCGGCACACTGCTGAGCTGCGATTTGTGCGAGCGGCCCTCCACCGGAAACTCCCCGTTGGCCGGGATAAAATCCTGCCAAGGCAGTGCTTTGGTACCCTCAAACAGCTCGTCAAAGGTGACGGCAGTAAACTCGCCCATTTTGATGAGGACGCGGTCCGAGGTTCTGAGCCACAAATTGCAACGGCAAATGTCGATCAAATCTCCGGTAAAATTCACCCGGCCGTTCTCCACAGCCGTATCTTCATAACCTAATTCTTTTAATTCACGCGCCACCACGGCTTCCAGGCCCATCGGGGCGGTTGCGATCAGTTGCAAAGGTCCAGCCATATTTACGTCAATCACTCCAGCTTCGCATAGACTTGTGAGAATAGCGGAAAAACCATACAATTCAGTATAGGCCAATGTCCAACAAGTTACAAACGGTTCTTCGATTAAGGAATGAACGGATGAAAGGAAGATTAATCCATGCTGACACCGGAAGAATACGGTGATGAATTATATGCCAAGGATGAAGTGCTGGAACGGGTGACCGAATCGATCGCAAACCATGGGATGCGGGATGTGTCGATTGCACCGGGATATGGGCGGCTGCTGACGCTGTTAGTTAAGCTGGCTGGAGCCAAATCCGTGCTGGAGATCGGTGCGCTGGGCGGGTACAGCGGCATCTGCATGGCGCGGGGATTACCTGCGGACGGGCGGCTCGTGTCCCTGGAGCTGAAGGAGGAGAACGCCGAGCTGGCGCGGAGCAATTTGCAAGAAGCTGGATTCGGGCAGATGGTGGAATATATGGTAGGCCCCGCGCTGGACAGCTTGCATACCTTGGAGCAACGGGGGGAGCGGTTTGATTTCTTTTTGATTGATGCGGATAAGGAAAACTACCCGAACTATCTCGAATATGCGATCAAGCTGGCGAAACCGGGGGCGCTGATTGCCGGCGACAATATCCTGCTGCGCGGTCGGACGTTAAATCCGGACAAAAACGGGCCGTCGGTGCAGGCGATGCGCAGGTTCAACGAGATGATCGCCCGAGACGAGCGGCTGATCAGCACGCTGCTGCCGGCGTATGACGGGCTGGCGCTGGCGATGGTGAAATAAGGCATCCGACAAGAAACATAAGATAGACAAGAACCTGCTGGAATGGCGGGTTTTTTGATGTGGCAAGTTGCCAAGAATGCACTATTTTTTACAAAAAATAAATAATTGTTCACAAAAATGCAGCAAATCGTGTATAATTTGGACATCAGCAATATTCCCCATAATTAACATCCTCTTCTATTCTTGTTAATTCCCTTCATGATCTCACGGCGAAATGAACTTACGGTATAAGCTCCTTTGGGGGTTTATATATACTTCCTTCAGAAAGGGGGGCGTTTAGGGTTCCTGCAGAAGGTATGTAGAAGGTAGAATCTGAAATGCACAGCCAAGGATCAGACACAAGGCACATTTCCAATTTCAAAGGAGGGACAAGCATGACTTCAACACGGCTAGCACAATCGTTAGTTTTGAAGGCGCTTACTTCTTTGTTGGTCATGGTGATTGCTGGAATCGGAATGATCCTGTTATCGGAACAAGCTTCGGCCCACGGCTGGGTGGACGGGCCGGCAAGCCGGGCGATCTTGTGCAAAAACGGCCAGAATACGGACTGCGGTGCGATCGTGTACGAGCCTCAAAGCTTGGAAGCGCCCAAGGGCTTCCCCAATTCCGGCCCGGCGGATGGGAAGATCGCCAGCGCAAATGGAGCTTTCCCCAAACTTGATGAGCAGTCGGCTAACCGCTGGACCAAAGTGAACATCTCGGCTGGTACGAACACCTTCACCTGGAAATTTACCGCTCCCCATGCTACGGCAAACTGGAAATATTACATGACGAAGCCGGGCTGGGACCCTAATGCCCCGTTAACGCGCAATTCCTTTGATCTGACACCGTTTTGCACGGTTAACTATGGCGGTGTGCAGCCTCCGTTTACGTATTCGCATACTTGCAACGTACCGGCGCGGACAGGGTACCATGTCATCTTAGCCGTTTGGGAGATCGCCGATACCGCGAATGCCTTCTACAACGTAATTGACGTGGATTTTGGCGGCGGCAATTCAGGGGACACGACCGCTCCAACGGCGCCGACTGATCTGACGGCTACGGCGGTCACCTCGAACTCGGTTACGCTGGGCTGGAACGCCTCCAGTGATAATGTTGGCGTCACCGGCTATCGGATTTATAACGGCAGCAACCTGGTCGCCACTGTATCGGGATCGACGCTTAGCCATACCGTGACCGGGCTGAATGCGAACACGTCCTACACGTTTACCGTCAGGGCGGTGGATGGAGCGGGCAACAGCTCCTCGCCCAGCAATTCGGTGACGGTGACGACAAGCCCGGCCGCTAACGATCCCGAGGCTCCTTCGGCTCCCGGCAACCTGCATGTCATGGGGACAGCTACGTCCTCCAGCGTGACGTTAATGTGGAATGCTTCCAGTGACAATGTGGGTGTAACAGGCTACCGGATTTATCGCGGATCCACCTTGTCCGTCACTGTGCCTGGGACGCAGACCAGCTTTACGGTAACGGGACTTAGCGCTGCGACTTCGTATACGTTCACCGTTCGTGCGATTGATGCGGCCGGCAACGAATCGGCAGCCAGCAACGCGGTGCAAGTGACGACAGCGTCAGCCCCCGCCGCGCAGCCTTGGGCCCCCAATACCGCTTATGCGGTAGGGGAATTGGTCAGTTACAACGGGGCGATCTACGAATGCCGCCAGGCCCATACTTCCCTAGTAGGCTGGGAGCCGCCGAACGTACCGGCTTTGTGGCTGCTGAAATAACCTGAATAACCTAAAATCCCTCGGCTTGCCGCCGAGGGATTTTTTTTTTCGCCGGACATTTAGTTGTCATGGTGCTGAACAGGGGGGTTATTCCATCTGGCTGCCCAATTTTCCATCTCCTTCAGCGCACTCTGGAAATCGAGGCCTTTAGGAGTTAGCGAATATTCAACCGTGACGGGGACGGTGGGGAAGACCTGGCGGTGAACGATGCCGCTCTTCTCCAAATGACGCAATGTGTCGGTCAATGACTGCGTCCGGACGATGGACAAGGCGCGCCGAAGTTCCTGGAACCGTTTCGGTCCTTTAGACAGCTCGAACATGACAAGAAACGACCATTTCGCCCCAAGAATTTGCAGCACAGAGCAGATATTGCCGAATTCGTCGTCGTTACGTTCCCAAAACTTAACGATATGGATGCTAACGCTTGGCGTCTTTCTAACCGCGACCTCAGAGCTAACCGTCTCAGGGGTGATCAGCCAGATTGCGGGGGATTTTGGTATTACATTAGGCCTTGCCGGGCAACTGTTCACGGTTTTCTCATTGGCTTATGCCATCGGGACCCGCTGCTGATTTCCCTCACGTCACGTTGGGATCGCAAAAAGCTGCTTCTCTATGCTCAGCTTGCCTTTATCGCCGGCTGCCTCGTGGCTTGGGTGAGCCCGAATATCGCCGTGCTGATGATCTCGCGCGTGATCTTAGGAGCGAGCTCGGGCGTGTTCCTTGTCGTTTCCTTTGCGGCGGCTGCCAAAATCATCGCTCCGTACAAAATTGGAAGTGCCATCAGCACCCTGGTTCTGGGTTTCAGTCTTTCCATGATATTGGGCGTTCCGATTGGGATCGCCATCGCCGATTGGTTGAACTGGAAAGCGATCTTCTTGTTGCTTGGTCTGATCAGCGCCGGAGTCGCCTGGTTGATTACCAAGCTGCTGCCACCTATAGAAGGGGATGCGCCTGTACCTTATTTTCAACAGTTTAAGGTGCTGGGGAGCAACCCGCACGATTGCGGCAGGGCTAATTGCACAAACCGCGGCTTTGACCGTTTTACCTTTCACGGCGGGAGCGGTTTTTCCTGGGATTGGCTTTATCGGTTTGATGGTTGTAGCCATGTTTATGACCGGGCCGGCGATCCAAAGCTATTTTATTCAACGTTCGCCTGAATCTTCCGGTATGGCACTGAGCATCAATACGTCCATGACCCATATTGGTTTGGCTGCGGGGGCCGGGACCGGGGGAGTGCTGTTCCAGCAGGTATCGACGCTTCACTTCCACCCTTGGTTGGCAGCTACGATGGTGGGGATCGGGCTAGGTATTGCATATGTCGGATTTGCAGGGGAACGGAAGCGGCGTTCACAACTTGTGATGAAGGATGATAGAATTTGATTGAAAATGATTGATTATGATAGAATATGATTGATTTTTGCGTAGGATATGATACGATGGTTGGAGTTGGGAGGGGGAACGATGTTAACCGAAGAAAGACATCGCCGGATTCTGGGACGGTTGCAGGAGGTAGGCACCGTTAAGCTTCAGGAGCTCTGCGTCTTGCTTGAAGCGTCCGAATCCACCGTAAGGCGCGATTTAGCCGATTTGGAAGAACAGGGGCTGCTTCGCAGAGTGCACGGCGGTGCGACGCTCCCGATGATGCCCGGAGGCTTGGAGCCGGGGATGGTGGAGAAGTCCGCCGTCAATCTCCCGCAAAAGCAGCAAATTGCTGAAATGGCGTCCGGCTTGGTACGCAGCGGGGAGGCGATTTATCTGGATGCGGGAACGACGACGTTGGCCATGATCCCTTATCTGCGAGGGAAATCGATCACCGTCGTGACGAACGGCTTGCCGCAAGTGGAGGCGCTGTTGGAGGCGGACATTCCGGCTTATCTGCTCGGAGGTCTGGCCAAAAAACGCACGAAAGCCCTAGTCGGCCACCTGGCGTTGGAGCAATTGGCACATTTTCGGTTTGACCGGTGTTTCCTTGGGGCGAATGGGGTTCATCCCGATGCGGGGTATACGACGCCGGATCCGGAGGAAGCTGCGTTAAAACGCCGCGCTCATGAGCAGTCCTCCCTAACGTATGTACTTGCCGATTCCAGCAAAATCGGGAACATTGCCTTTGCCAAGATGTTCGAGTTGGAGCGGGCGACGCTTATTACGGAGCAGGTTCCGGAACGCTGGCGCAAGCCCATCACGGAAATCACAAACCTAATTGGAGGATAAACCCATGATGATCTATACCCTCACTTTAAATCCTTCCATTGACTATATCGTGGAGGTTGACGACCTGCAGCTTGGCGGACTTAATCGTATGAAACGGGACCTGAAGCTCCCCGGCGGGAAAGGTCTTAACGTCTCCCGCGTTCTAAAGCGGCTTGGGGCGGACACGACCGCTATGGGGTTTCTTGGCGGCTTCACCGGTGATTTTATTGAAGCAGCTTTACAGAAGGAGGGGATTCCTGCCGATTTTGTACGCATTCGCGGCGGAGAGACCCGTATCAATGTTAAGCTCAAGCATGGCGAGGAAACCGAGATTAACGGCGGAGGGCCGCCTATCACGGCGGAAGAAGCGAATGCCTTGGTGGAGAAGCTGTCCATCTTGAGGGAAGGCGACCTGATCATTTTGGCCGGCAGTCTGCCTTCAACGCTTCCCGGTGATTTCTATGAACAGCTGATCCGGATGTGCCAAAAGCAAGGGGCTGAGTTCGTCATCGACACCACGGGTGAACCGCTGCGCCGGGCGCTGGCGTACCACCCGCTGCTTGTGAAGCCGAACCATCATGAACTGGCCGAGCTGTTTGGCGTCGTGATTGAGACCCGGGAGCAGTTGATCGCTTACGGCCGCAAGCTGCTGGAAGAAGGGGCACAGCACGTGTTGATTTCGATGGCCGGGGAAGGCGCTCTGCTGATCAGCGGCGACGAGGTTTACCATGCGAACGTCCCACCCGGCAAGGTGCGCAACTCGGTTGGCGCCGGCGATTCGATGATCGCCGGATTTACGGGGATGCTCGCCTTGGGCGGAGACTTGATGGAGGCGTTCCGGGCCGGCGTTGCCTCGGGCAGCGCCACCGCTTTTTCCGACGATTTGGCCGAGCGCGGGCTGATCGAGGAGCTTCGGACGCAGGTGAGTATTGAGAAGATTGGATAAACCCGGAACCCCTAAACCTAGGGTATATCAAGATTAAGACCCCCAAGTTTCGCTTGGGGGTCTTGTTATCCACACTAAGAAATTTGATGGAATGCTTGGAGTTCTCTCCGCTGCCTTTAGGGTCCGTCGTGGTACAAATGCGCCCAGCCGTTGCCAATGACCTGCGGACGACGGGGATTGCCGTCGCTTTGCTGGTAAGGCCGCAGCCCGTAACCCTGGTTATACGGCGGATGATAGGAATGTGACGCAGAAGTCTGTTGCGCCTGGAATTGCGGGTTCGGTTGATGACAGCCTAGCGGAGGACCGATGATTACGGTTTGATTCAGCGGTGCGAACGCGGCTCTCACTTTTTCAACATCCAGGCAATAGGTGTGGGCGAACGCTTCAGGCGGAGTTAGCCGCAACATATCGGAAGCGGGAATGATCTCCGGAATCGGCTGATCAAAAATAGCCAGAAAACGCGTCCCATCCATCGTCGCGGTGTCATAATGCCACCAGCCTTGCGGGACGCTGGTCGCCCAACCGGGACGGGTGGGGTAGTGTTTCAGTTCTTTGGTAAACGGGTTGATGATCGAGACGACGACTTCACCCGAAATGCAATACACCAGCTCCGAGGCGTTTTGGTGAATATGCATTTCGATGACGTTACCTTTGTCGAGGTAGGTATCCAATAACGACATATTGCCCAGCGTATTTAGCTGCTGAATGGATAGTGTGTTGATGAAGTTACGTTGATCCTTGCGGAATGTCGTGTTCCGGTTGACGTCGAACGTGAACTGTGCGTTTGGTGACGTGAAATCCATATAAGAAACCGCCATGTTGTTCCCTGCCTTTCCGATGTATAGGCGCTATTGCTTCTACAGAATATCTATGTTTGAAATCTGGTTGATATGTATGTTTTGGGGAATCTTATAGGAGCCCTCGGGTTTGCATTTTCGGCAGACGGTTTGTATCATGAGGTCAAAACAGCATTTACATTAAAGGAGACGGGTTCATGAGTAACGTTCCGAAAATACTGATCGTTGCCGGTGCGGTTCTTATCGTGATTGGCTTGCTGTGGATGTTCTTGGGGAGGTTTTTGCAACTGGGGCGGCTTCCGGGGGATATTGCGGTCGAACGCGGCAATTTTCGGTTCTACTTCCCGATCGTAACGTGTATCGTGCTCAGTGTCGTGTTCTCTATAATCATGGCCGTGATTCGGTGGTTTATGAAGTGATCCATCTAGGGGGGAGACCCTCCATCCAAGAACTGGCTGCTTGGCTGTTCGCTTCTGCCGCCTCCATAAAACTGCAAAAGAAGTCAATTTCATAATTCAATTTATTAGCTACTGCAGGTAACCAATTTCGAGGTGTACATTTTCAAAAAAAGTTACGCGGCTTGTTTGGTCAAACGGATGTTCATGTTCAAATAATCCAGCGCATATTTAGACACATTGTACGCTAGGTAACTTAGTTCGAGATCGACGAACGCACGTTTTTTGAGCCTTCGTGTAGTGCCCATGCCAAAGTATAACTTCAGATATGCAAAGACGCGTTCAATAGCGGTCCGCTGCTTAAACAATTCGGCAAACTTCTCGCTTCCCCGGCCAGGTGCTGTGTATTTGCGGACGTCGGTTTCTATCCGGATTTTATACACCTTCTGGCAACCTGTAGCTTGCAGCGGACATTCCTTGCATTCTTTCGGACGGGTAAATTTCACGTTGCCCCCCTTGGGGTCGTAGCTGTCATAACGGTACGGATGGCCTTGTTCACACAGCGGACGATAATATTTGTCTTCCTTCAAAGGCAGTTTGGTGCGGTGAATTAACGGGATAATCGGAAAAGCACCTAACTTGCGGATTTGTCGGTATACCGCTTCGCCGTCATAGCCCTTATCAGCCAAAACGTGCTTAACCTGCAGATCCGGAAATCGCTCCTGAAGTCGCTTCAGCAGCATAATGGCCGGTCTCTGGTCACTGACATGAGCGGAGCAGGTCTCGCCGGCAACAATATATTGGCTTGCCGTGTCGACGAGCAGATTCGCCTTGTACCCGTACCAGAATTTCACGCGGTGGGTGCCTCGCGGATCGCCTTTTGCGCCAGTGCTTGGGTATTGCGGCATATCGCGGGCGAGTTCTTCGTAACTGGCTGGCAACATGTCGGCTACTCCCCGTTCGAAGAAACCAAGCGACGCTTCGTAAGCATCCATTTGCTTCCGCCACTCGTCCCATTCCGCTTTCGGGATTCTCCCGCGTTTGGAACGTTTGGGCTTCTCCGGCTTGGCTTCCTGGGACGGCGTGCATGTGTCCGCGGAGAACAAGGCAGGGTCTTCGTCAACGAGAGGGCTGGAAGAAGTCGTCGTCTTCCCTTCATCCAGCTTCGAATTTCGGTCGAAGGCCTCAATGTGGGACGAATCTATTGCCAGAACCTCACCCGAAAGAAACCCTGCGGCAATTGCCTGGTCTACCACTGTATCCAGAACGTGTCTCAGTACGCCGCTTTGAGCCAGCCTGGCTACAAGGCGGGAATAGGCGGCTTCACTCGGTACCCGGTCCGAATCGGTAAAGCGGCATAACCTTCTGAATTCGGAGCTGGTTCGCAGACGCTTGATCAGATCTTTCGTATAGCGGATATGTTCCAGTTTTCCAATAATGAGGGAATACATCATCGCTCTGGTATTTAAACTTTCGGAGCGGCCGCGGGTACTTTTTTTGCTAACGGCATGCAGGATGATCCCCATGGGGACGTGTTCCAGAATGGCACTGTATTTTGCCTCATCCGCCATTCCCATTAATTCCTCGAAGGAAAATAGCTCTGCTTGTTGAATACCATACATGGGAGTACTCCTTTCTCGTGGTTGGTGTGGTAACCTTTACTTCGAGATTTTGGGGAGGTACTCCTTTTTTACATGCTGAAAAACCTTATCCCACAAGGGGTTACAAATTATGAAATTGACTTTTTTTGCAGTTTTATACTTCGGCGGCCTGCCAGTGATGAAATTTGCAGGGAGGGAGGGGTACTCCCCTCAATCTCCCCCTATAACCGCAAAATCGCATCCTTATGGAGTTCGTACTTTGTAACGTGCTTTCCTTCCGGTCCTGCGACTGCGAGGAGAACCCCTTTCGCGCTTAACGATTGCAGCGTACGTACAGCGGTCCGATGATTGAGGCCCAGGTGGGTCTCAACATCCACGGGTCGCAGCGGCCGGGCAAGCGTGCAGGCTAGGCGCAAAATCTCCCGCTCCCTTAGCGTAAGCGGATCGGCGGGGGAAGCGGCCGGCAAGTAGCGGTTGAGCACCATACGAAGCAGGGTGACGCACAGTTCCGGCCGGTTGGCGACATCATCGTAGGCGAAAGAAATCACCTGAAACCCCATCGCGGCCAAAAACGTTTCCCGGTTCAGCTCATAGCAATACTTTTGCCTGTCCATATCTTTGACATGGGGGCCATAGCCTTTAATTTCAATAACCAGCTTGACCGGCCCAGCTAACCAAACGAAATCGCAAAAATAGGACAATCCCCTCCAGTCCAACACTTCGTACTCCGGGTGCAGCCCCTCGAAGTTACCTTGAACCTCCCACCACACCTTTCGGCAAAAGAGCTTTTCGGCCTCTCGATGCCCGCGTTCCAAACGTCCTTTGCGTTCACCGGTCCTACGCTTCAGGTGCTCCTCAATAAATGCGGCGTGCGCTTGTTCAAACGCCATCTCCGTTCCCATCATTCCATCCCTCCCAGGAAAAAAAGAAAACGCCCCGGCTCCATCAACCTAAATGGATCGGGACGTTCTTCGTCTTATGGCCATTATACCTGGCAGAAGACGTCTTGGAAACTATCTTATTCGCAGCCTGTGTCGTGAGGGACAGATTCACCGCTCAGGCGAACTGTCCCCATATTTGTTGACGTAATGCGAAAGGGCCAAAA
This region includes:
- a CDS encoding lytic polysaccharide monooxygenase, with the protein product MTSTRLAQSLVLKALTSLLVMVIAGIGMILLSEQASAHGWVDGPASRAILCKNGQNTDCGAIVYEPQSLEAPKGFPNSGPADGKIASANGAFPKLDEQSANRWTKVNISAGTNTFTWKFTAPHATANWKYYMTKPGWDPNAPLTRNSFDLTPFCTVNYGGVQPPFTYSHTCNVPARTGYHVILAVWEIADTANAFYNVIDVDFGGGNSGDTTAPTAPTDLTATAVTSNSVTLGWNASSDNVGVTGYRIYNGSNLVATVSGSTLSHTVTGLNANTSYTFTVRAVDGAGNSSSPSNSVTVTTSPAANDPEAPSAPGNLHVMGTATSSSVTLMWNASSDNVGVTGYRIYRGSTLSVTVPGTQTSFTVTGLSAATSYTFTVRAIDAAGNESAASNAVQVTTASAPAAQPWAPNTAYAVGELVSYNGAIYECRQAHTSLVGWEPPNVPALWLLK
- a CDS encoding O-methyltransferase, with translation MLTPEEYGDELYAKDEVLERVTESIANHGMRDVSIAPGYGRLLTLLVKLAGAKSVLEIGALGGYSGICMARGLPADGRLVSLELKEENAELARSNLQEAGFGQMVEYMVGPALDSLHTLEQRGERFDFFLIDADKENYPNYLEYAIKLAKPGALIAGDNILLRGRTLNPDKNGPSVQAMRRFNEMIARDERLISTLLPAYDGLALAMVK
- a CDS encoding LTA synthase family protein translates to MLRLTSPRGFGSRFSIRLQYRHFVYFFFVAAIFMKLVILHNNLHARYIDMNLLDDLIAVGSILLASFWTLWLPPRGRGIALGVLNVLLTVLIFADLIYYRYFGDFLTVPVLLQAGQVGDLGGSIRELIRVADLWLIADWAVWAAFKAVRRLIRGGGSRRQSGWLRSSGGYNAYTGLGGGSFAPVSFGGTARRSVGWRRFSRLYTGIGVFVLGFALTMGPIRFYTQTWAVGLFENNWWNVSLYNVTGLLGFHYYDTSRFLKEHLGGVQTVSAEEQDEIRQWFSEASQRRHADNDLFGAYAGSNVIVIQAEAFMNFMIGKTIGGQEITPNFNKLMDESLYFSNFYHQTGQGRTSDADFSSNSSLHPLPTGSVAVRYPNHTFDVLPQILKTQAGYTADAFHAYEGSFWNRNNMYQAMGYDRFFSKKDFQLDEPLGWSLGDKSFFRQSLTIMAQEKQPFYSFMITLSSHHPYSLPAAVQELDTGEFKGTIFGDYLQAVHYVDAALGEFVEGLKREGLWEHTILAFYGDHDNSITDKTVYEQFFGKSLSDLDMHQIMNQVPLLIHLPDGQHAGVYEEPAGQLDLAPSLLHLLGISSDSYYMMGHNLFAGTGNDHALDRLVVLRSGAFTDGERYYIPSDDNLFTNGSCYDLTSRNATEIEACRAPHEEAMKRLRISDEIITSDLIATFRKED
- a CDS encoding THUMP domain-containing class I SAM-dependent RNA methyltransferase, with the protein product MAGPLQLIATAPMGLEAVVARELKELGYEDTAVENGRVNFTGDLIDICRCNLWLRTSDRVLIKMGEFTAVTFDELFEGTKALPWQDFIPANGEFPVEGRSHKSQLSSVPACQGIVKKAIVEKLKQSYHTEWFEETGPRYVIEVNLLNDKALLTLDTTGPALHKRGYRKHATEAPLKETMAAAMILLSRWNQNPVRPFYDPCCGSGTLPIEAAMIGWNIAPGLRRTFNAELWPVVPPELWQQARDEAIDAVRDDVPLNIAGSDIDPAAIEIAKAAAKSAGLANEIRFACMPAAKIQPQGDYGVMITNPPYGERIGEEKEVRKLIAQLGRVMAGLPTWSFFALTPTKQFEHDFQRKADKRRKLYNGRIECQYLQYLGPLPPRH
- a CDS encoding MFS transporter codes for the protein MDANAWRLSNRDLRANRLRGDQPDCGGFWYYIRPCRATVHGFLIGLCHRDPLLISLTSRWDRKKLLLYAQLAFIAGCLVAWVSPNIAVLMISRVILGASSGVFLVVSFAAAAKIIAPYKIGSAISTLVLGFSLSMILGVPIGIAIADWLNWKAIFLLLGLISAGVAWLITKLLPPIEGDAPVPYFQQFKVLGSNPHDCGRANCTNRGFDRFTFHGGSGFSWDWLYRFDGCSHVYDRAGDPKLFYSTFA
- a CDS encoding winged helix-turn-helix transcriptional regulator; the protein is MVKFWERNDDEFGNICSVLQILGAKWSFLVMFELSKGPKRFQELRRALSIVRTQSLTDTLRHLEKSGIVHRQVFPTVPVTVEYSLTPKGLDFQSALKEMENWAARWNNPPVQHHDN